Proteins co-encoded in one Rhopalosiphum maidis isolate BTI-1 chromosome 2, ASM367621v3, whole genome shotgun sequence genomic window:
- the LOC113553377 gene encoding TATA box-binding protein-associated factor RNA polymerase I subunit B: MQTNECFVCGCNNFTITDGAFVCNECGIQSQTIREEHVDFHENVNLNYEDPANIDHEITTGSQLEKAKKLLSWECYNFILLGLTNEIIELGAKPSLKIIVLQLWVQYLQCIEVAFTSKKFKKLPKLNTSIIDIDCEILYGVENLKKKILNAKIGMAKENKKRRCSNKRKSLTSSINSSITDINKRNRFSRKLKKLDHSTRDSNNDSVGLSDDISLLQRSNKSRKVKIKLTKNIKKSLTSMPSKTKDLTNEESLKLFKAGRKHWNSLKKKEKKNVLSIKKLISILQLALMINDDDIYLSDILRWIHEGHLHVNRVNLFLPENSKHGINLSKMVPCSSRNFINEEFHMLLKHFKADKLPNINFKKLLLRFCDELQLPNDFTHFVCKLVSISPPNVKCNQKLPDVEVKIMAYILFAAKFLFCLDGNAENLSSDFAEKINQSNIIDKKLFSWNDYVQYIEFRNCIVSKYNYVLHEKLYKSNIRNTQLFINDWNIMKPTLPILEGDKICKSFRENTECLLQSLPDFGKKENYREIPASTKPLSSTIKWIVEYHSIELSNEAKRILKKNFTQTDILYLTNEKRIYDLADECNIPIEVNFSSPLHYMKQKGRDSDTVGTLPYASQINVYLINQEVYKNKENETTNSSYEEKPNTIFLGTGSNYWFIYINKNFLKKANISKINTVFKNKLPHSFLWFMHQCCRILDCHMSNLYLQLMDLETKFSTFIQPNETSNQTECEEMISNITL; encoded by the exons ATGCAAACAAATGAATGTTTTGTTTGTGGCTGTAACAATTTCACCATTACTGATGGTGCATTTGTGTGCAATGAATGTGGAATACAATCTCAA ACTATTAGAGAAGAACACGTAGACTTTCATGAAAATGTTAATCTTAACTATGAAGATCCAGCAAATATAGATCATGAAATAACTACAGGATCTCAACTagaaaaagcaaaaaaactgttatcttgggaatgttataattttattcttttggGACTTACAAATGAAATTATCGAACTTGGAGCTAAACctagcttaaaaattatagtgttACAATTATGGGTTCAATATTTGCAATGCATCGAAGTTGCATTTACGTCAAAGAAATTTAAGAAACttccaaaattaaatacatcaataattgatat tgactgtgaaattttatatggagttgaaaatcttaaaaaaaaaattctaaatgcaAAAATTGGAATGGCAAAAGAGAATAAAAAAAGGAGATGTTCCAATAAAAGAAAATCACTGACATCGAGTATTAATTCTAGTATAAcagatataaataaacgaaataga TTTAgccgtaaattaaaaaaattagaccaCTCTACAAGAGATTCAAATAACGACTCAGTAGGATTATCAGATGATATTAGTTTATTGCAAAGAAGTAATAAGTCAAGGAAAGTCAA aattaaattgacaaaaaatataaaaaaatctctcACTTCAATGCCATCAAAGACTAAAGATCTTACTAATGAAGAATCATTAAAGCTTTTTAAAGCTGGTAGAAAACATTGGAAtagtttaaagaaaaaagaaaaaaaaaatgttttatctattaaaaaactaatatctatattacaaTTAGCTCTTATGATCAATGATGATGATATCTACCTATCTGACATACTTAG atggaTTCATGAAGGACATTTGCATGTAAATCgtgttaacttatttttaccaGAAAATTCAAAGCACGGTATTAACTTAAGTAAAATGGTACCTTGTTCATCaaggaattttataaatgaagaaTTCCATATGCTATTGAAGCATTTTAAAGCTGATAAActacctaatattaattttaaaaaattactcttGCGTTTTTGTGATGAACTTCAACTtccaa atgaTTTTACACACTTTGTTTGCAAACTTGTATCAATATCTCCTCcgaatgtaaaatgtaatcaaaaattacCAGACGTAGAAGTTAAAATAATGGCTTACATACTTTTTGCtgccaaatttttattttgtcttgATGGTAATGCAGAAAATTTATCTTCAGATTTTGCTGAAAAAATTAACca ATCAAATATAATTGACAAAAAATTGTTCAGTTGGAATGATTATGTGCAATACATAgaatttagaaattgtattgtatctaagtataattatgttctgcatgaaaaattgtataaaagcaATATACGCAAcactcaattatttataaacgattGGAATATAATGAAACCAACTTTACCTATATTAGAAG gagacaaaatatgtaaaagttTTAGAGAAAACACTGAATGTTTACTTCAATCATTACCtgattttggaaaaaaagaaaattatagagAAATTCCTGCCTCAACTAAACCATTGTCATCAACTATAAAATGGATAGTTGAATATCATTCAATAGAATTAAGTAATGAAGCAAAaagaattctaaaaaaaaattttactcaaactgatattttatatctaactaatgaaaaaag aatCTATGATTTAGCTGATGAgtgtaatatacctatagaagTTAACTTCAGTAGTCCATTACATTATATGAAACAAAAAGGTAGAGATTCCGATACTGTAGGAACTCTTCCATATGCTTCtcaaattaatgtatacttaataaatcaagaagtatataaaaataaagagaaTGAAACTACAAATAGTTCATATGAAGAAAAaccaaatacaatatttttaggaaCTGGTTCAAATTATTGGTtcatctatattaataaaaattttttaaaaaaagcaaacatttctaaaataaatacagtatttaaaaataaattacctcactcctttttatggtttatgcaTCAGTGTTGTAGGATTTTAGATTGTCATAtgtctaatttatatttgcaaCTTATGGATTTGGAGACAAAATTTTCTACATTTATTCAACCAAATGAAACATCTAACCAAACAGAATGCGAAGAAATGATTtccaatattactttatag